In Mangifera indica cultivar Alphonso chromosome 1, CATAS_Mindica_2.1, whole genome shotgun sequence, a single genomic region encodes these proteins:
- the LOC123225427 gene encoding translin: MDKEARSFTVPLLSPFPTTLLCKIAALRSFTLDKLQYQREAASGISSLILRSLADNSLQFVNARRLTWQDTVPLIKGLKTQAASFKRYIIKKCIHPCKLEKYLFFISTKLALRNAVAFKRFSHRSFHKPSNSALHFPLTAAPPPVPSLVSVIKSETFHLSTPLSYSSMADGGSNAPRSLQKQFEDFRVQLEESGSLRERIRGIVLEIESSTRLMHASLLFVHQSRPLPEVLEKPKALIDVLKELYGRLDEVLSECPGEYYRYHGDWRSETQNVVFLLAFMHWLETGTLLTHAEAVQKLGLNPPEFALDIEDYLIGLCYLSNEMPRYVVNQVLAGNYDCPKKVLNFLIDLHAAFRMLNLRNDFLRKKFDSLKYDLKRVEEVYYDMKIRHLANEDSTEDHGTKAES, encoded by the exons aTGGACAAAGAGGCTAGAAGTTTTACTGTGCCACTGTTGTCGCCCTTTCCAACAA CACTGCTATGCAAGATCGCAGCATTGAGATCATTTACTCTGGACAAGTTGCAGTATCAAAGAGAGGCCGCATCTGGGATCAGCAGCCTA ATACTCAGGAGTCTGGCTGATAACTCGTTGCAGTTCGTTAATGCAAGGCGG ctGACGTGGCAAGATACGGTACCCTTGATAAAAGGCCTGAAAACACAAGCGGCAAGTTTTAAACGTTACatcataaaaaaatgtatacaccCGTGTAAATTAGAGAagtatcttttttttataagcACGAAATTGGCATTGCGGAACGCCGTTGCTTTCAAAAGATTTTCTCACCGGTCTTTCCACAAACCCTCAAACTCTGCTCTCCACTTTCCCCTCACTGCCGCTCCTCCGCCAGTTCCGTCTCTTGTCTCTGTCATCAAATCCGAAACGTTTCATCTATCGACACCTTTAAGTTATTCCTCAATGGCGGATGGAGGGAGCAACGCGCCGAGGTCTTTGCAGAAGCAGTTCGAAGACTTCCGTGTCCAGCTGGAAGAGTCTGGAAGCTTGCGTGAGCGAATAAGAGGTATTGTTCTGGAGATCGAGTCCAGCACGAGGCTTATGCATGCTAGTCTCCTTTTCGTTCACCAGTCCCGGCCACTTCCTG AGGTTTTAGAGAAGCCTAAGGCTCTAATTGATGTGCTGAAGGAGCTTTACGGTCGACTGGATGAGGTTCTATCTGAATGTCCTGGGGAGTATTACAG gTATCATGGTGACTGGAGAAGTGAAACACAGAACGTGGTTTTTCTGCTCGCTTTTATGCATTGGCTGGAGACCGGAACGCTTCTTACCCATGCTGAAGCTGTACAAAAACTTGGCT TGAACCCTCCTGAGTTTGCTTTGGATATTGAGGACTACCTTATCG GTCTATGTTACCTGTCGAATGAAATG CCAAGGTATGTGGTAAACCAAGTGCTTGCTGGGAACTATGATTGCCCCAAAAAggttttgaatttcttaattgATCTTCATGCTGCCTTCCGCATGCTTAATCTCCGAAATGATTTTCTGCGCAAGAAGTTTGACA GTCTGAAGTATGACTTAAAAAGAGTTGAAGAAGTTTATTATGACATGAAGATCCGACACTTGGCGAATGAGGATTCAACTGAAGATCATGGAACCAAAGCTGAATCATAA